In the Malaclemys terrapin pileata isolate rMalTer1 chromosome 12, rMalTer1.hap1, whole genome shotgun sequence genome, one interval contains:
- the LOC128847052 gene encoding olfactory receptor 49-like, with the protein MTNQTTVVEFIIVGLSNNHHVNIILFAVLLDVFLLTVMGNIIIVTLSLVDHRLQLPMYFFLRNFALLEICFTSVIMPRFLYSLLTERKSISLPGCFLQLLLVFFLGASMFCHGAVMSFDRYVAICRPLHYSSIMNGRVCFQLVLGCWVMSFLIMVPPIFMVVLLPFCGPNVINHFYCDTAALLQLSCVDTGHIEVMIFFSATVILLGTLTVTIISYGCIISTIMRIPATTGRKKAFSTCSAHLLVVVILYSSSIFRYLQPGQRGVQDFDKVVSFLYCVVVPLFNPYIYTLRNEQIKESLKDACGKAGSKSLRFS; encoded by the coding sequence ATGACGAACCAGACCACAGTGGTGGAATTCATCATTGTGGGACTGTCCAACAACCACCACGTCAACATCATCCTGTTTGCGGTTCTATTAGATGTCTTCCTGTTGACTGTAATGGGAAACATCATTATTGTCACCCTCTCCCTGGTGGACCATCGCCTCCAGTtgcccatgtatttcttcctcaggAACTTTGCTCTCTTAGAAATCTGCTTCACCTCTGTCATCATGCCCAGGTTCCTCTACAGCCTCCTGACAGAGAGAAAATCTATTTCCCTCCCTGGTTGTTTCCTTCAGTTATTGTTGGTCTTCTTCCTGGGCGCCTCTATGTTTTGTCATGGGGCTGTCATGTCCTTTGACCGCTACGTGGCTATCTGCCGCCCCTTGCATTACAGCAGCATCATGAATGGCAGGGTCTGCTTCCAGTTAGTGCTGGGCTGCTGGGTGATGAGTTTTCTTATAATGGTTCCCCCAATATTTATGGTTGTGCTGTTACCGTTCTGTGGCCCCAATGTCATAAACCACTTCTACTGCGATACAGCCGCATTGCTCCAACTCTCCTGCGTGGACACGGGACACATTGAGGTAATGATATTTTTTTCAGCAACAGTTATCTTACTTGGTACTTTAACAGTCACTATCATTTCCTATGGCTGTATCATCTCCACTATCATGCGCATCCCGGCCACCACAGGAAGGAAAaaagccttttccacctgctccgcTCACCTCCTGGTTGTTGTGATATTGTACAGTAGCTCCATCTTCAGGTACCTCCAACCAGGACAGCGGGGTGTGCAGGACTTTGACAAAGTTGTGTCATTTCTGTACTGTGTGGTGGTCCCTCTCTTTAACCCCTACATCTACACTCTCCGCAACGAACAAATCAAAGAGTCCCTGAAGGATGCCTGTGGCAAAGCAGGTTCTAAGAGTTTGAGGTTCTCGTGA